Proteins encoded in a region of the Planococcus shixiaomingii genome:
- a CDS encoding fructose bisphosphate aldolase, whose amino-acid sequence MNQEQFDLVKNGKGFIAALDQSGGSTPKALKLYGVSEDQYSNEEEMYDLIHEMRTRVMTAPSFNSDAILGAILFEQTMDREVEGQYTSDYLWEKKGVVPFLKVDKGLADEENGVQLMKPIPNLDELLQRANERHIFGTKMRSVINEPNPDGIRQVVDQQFEVAKQILAAGLVPIIEPEVNIHSENKEKCEELLKQELLNHLDQLSEDQNVMLKLSIPTVNNYYRELIEHPRVVRVVALSGGYPRKEANEKLAANHGLIASFSRGLSEGVSASQSDEEFNAAIEDSIQTIYEASIT is encoded by the coding sequence ATGAATCAAGAACAATTCGATTTAGTAAAGAACGGAAAAGGCTTTATCGCGGCACTCGACCAGAGCGGCGGCAGTACACCAAAGGCACTGAAACTTTACGGCGTATCTGAAGATCAGTATTCGAACGAAGAGGAAATGTATGACCTGATTCACGAAATGCGGACCCGTGTCATGACTGCGCCTTCTTTCAATTCAGATGCGATCCTCGGGGCAATTTTATTTGAACAGACAATGGACCGTGAAGTGGAAGGCCAGTACACATCCGATTATTTATGGGAAAAGAAAGGCGTTGTTCCTTTTCTGAAAGTCGACAAAGGGCTGGCGGATGAAGAAAATGGCGTTCAATTGATGAAACCCATTCCAAACTTAGATGAATTATTGCAGCGGGCAAATGAGCGGCATATTTTCGGAACGAAAATGCGTTCCGTAATCAATGAACCGAATCCAGACGGCATCCGTCAAGTGGTCGATCAGCAATTCGAAGTCGCCAAGCAAATTCTTGCAGCGGGACTCGTACCGATTATCGAGCCGGAAGTGAATATTCATAGTGAAAACAAAGAAAAATGCGAAGAGCTGTTGAAACAAGAGCTTCTCAATCATTTGGATCAGTTGAGCGAAGACCAAAACGTCATGCTGAAACTGTCCATTCCAACGGTCAACAACTACTACCGTGAATTGATCGAACATCCGCGAGTGGTCCGCGTTGTCGCTCTTTCCGGCGGATATCCACGAAAAGAAGCCAATGAAAAACTGGCAGCCAACCATGGCCTGATTGCCAGCTTCTCACGCGGTTTATCCGAAGGGGTAAGCGCAAGCCAGAGTGATGAAGAATTCAATGCAGCAATCGAAGATTCGATTCAGACGATTTATGAGGCTTCGATTACTTAA
- a CDS encoding PLP-dependent aminotransferase family protein → MMHERGTVNVKQQFPFSKDISLAFKNDPPGQWLSVLPEGCIRLNSGYPAPPLVPSKELKSAVVRLLDEEGDLPLHYIGSPRIPKLKEWIQKRLASRDVHVSEDELLITAGACQAIDLIARVLLDADAVVAIESPTYMEALEVFRNYTEHYLGVPVDANGLQTEIFEEMLRDRKEKGLPLPRILYTIPTSQNPTGTTLSLERREHLIALAEQYDFLILEDDAYGELGFTDKPRLLKAMDRHNRVLYIGSLSKVVAPGMRVGWVAGAEELITTLGWFKKDLNHPFAQATMASFIEHVDFEKRLSHLTTAYQSKCDTLISSMEQFLPVTVSWYAPEGGYFVWVEVPGIDTAELLPKALAAGVAFVPGKYFFLNQEEGKHYLRLSFSYASEGEIERGVQLLGEVLSKSMPESN, encoded by the coding sequence ATGATGCATGAAAGGGGCACGGTTAACGTGAAGCAGCAGTTTCCATTTTCCAAAGACATCAGCTTAGCATTCAAGAACGATCCGCCGGGCCAGTGGTTATCGGTTCTCCCAGAAGGGTGCATCCGCCTCAATTCCGGTTATCCAGCACCGCCGCTTGTGCCATCCAAAGAGTTGAAGTCGGCAGTAGTTCGCCTCTTGGACGAAGAAGGAGACTTGCCGCTTCATTACATCGGCAGCCCGAGAATTCCGAAGTTGAAAGAGTGGATTCAAAAGCGCTTAGCAAGCCGAGATGTCCATGTTTCAGAAGACGAGTTATTGATTACAGCGGGAGCTTGTCAGGCAATTGATTTGATCGCGCGTGTGCTGTTGGACGCTGACGCAGTTGTTGCCATCGAGTCGCCGACGTATATGGAGGCGTTGGAAGTTTTCCGGAATTACACGGAACATTATTTAGGTGTGCCAGTGGATGCAAACGGGCTCCAAACGGAAATTTTTGAGGAAATGCTAAGGGACAGAAAAGAGAAAGGATTGCCGCTTCCGCGAATCCTCTACACTATTCCGACATCCCAAAACCCGACAGGAACAACGCTGTCTTTAGAACGCCGCGAGCATTTAATAGCGCTCGCCGAACAATACGACTTTCTTATTCTCGAAGACGATGCTTACGGCGAACTTGGATTCACAGATAAACCACGCCTATTAAAAGCAATGGACCGGCACAATCGCGTTCTCTACATCGGTTCCTTATCAAAAGTGGTGGCACCCGGTATGCGGGTTGGCTGGGTAGCGGGGGCTGAAGAACTCATTACAACGTTAGGCTGGTTCAAGAAAGACTTGAATCATCCATTTGCTCAAGCAACGATGGCTTCATTTATCGAGCATGTTGATTTTGAGAAACGTTTGAGTCACTTAACCACTGCATATCAATCAAAATGCGACACATTAATTTCCAGCATGGAACAATTCCTGCCGGTTACGGTTTCCTGGTATGCGCCAGAAGGCGGCTATTTTGTCTGGGTTGAAGTTCCGGGAATTGATACGGCGGAACTGCTGCCTAAAGCTTTAGCGGCAGGTGTCGCATTTGTGCCGGGAAAATACTTCTTTCTGAATCAAGAAGAAGGAAAGCACTATCTTCGTCTTTCGTTCAGTTATGCGAGTGAAGGGGAGATAGAAAGAGGCGTGCAGCTTTTAGGAGAGGTTCTTTCGAAGAGTATGCCAGAAAGTAACTGA